In Bradyrhizobium sp. 195, the sequence ATCCACTGGTCGCCCCGACGAAGGACCAAGCCCTCGTGGTCGAGTTTGTTGGCGCGGTGAAGCTGGGCGATGATGTCGGCGGGAGTGGGATTGGTCAGGCTGCCCCAACGCAGGCGTGGGTCGGGGAGATCGAGGCCGTAAAGGTTCTCCCAGGTAATCGACGGCGTGTCTTGGTTGAGGCACCTGGTGCGGGTCGCTCTGATCGTGTCGCGGAAGTTGTTGACGAAGACCTCGCAGTCGCGAGATTGGCCATCTCGCCACGGGGGGATGTTGTGCAGGGGCTTATTGGCTCTGCTCATCCAGCCATGCTCGTCGTGCCAGATCGCCCGGACCCCGTCGACCTTGAGCGTCACCAGCCAGTCGCCGGCCAGTGCCTTCCCATTCCATGAACGTGGATTGTTGATCTTTCGGTCCGTCATGGGTCCCGTGGCAGCTAGCTTGTTCTCGCCGGGATTCGAGGAAGGCATCGAGATGTTGCCATGAGGCGGCCGTTCAATGAGACAGCGGCGAGTTACCGCGGCCGATCTCTTCTTGTTCGGATGCCGCCGTATGCGACGCTCAGAAGCGGAGGCTTGCTTAACCTTCCAACCTAGGCAGAGGGAAGGGTAGGGGAAGGGCAGGGCAGGGCAGGGCAGGGCAGGGCAGGGCAGGGCAGGGCAGGGAGGGCGGAGGTGAGTGGGTGGGGGCAAAAAATATAGTCGCTTGTCACGAGACCGCTGCGCCATTTTTTTGCGCCATTGGCGGAGCGATTGATCGCCTCTGTTCGTTTGCCGCGCAAAAGGAGTTCGAATGCGACTGGGGAGCTAGCGAGGACACCTTTGCCGAAGTCGAACTCCGTCTTAGTGCCCGAGGTAATCACATGCGCAAGCTGCGACCTCTTGAGAGCCGATTGGCGACGTATCGGCGCGGCAGTCCGGACACTCGTCGTCGCAACGGCATGACCAGGCGTCTTCCCACGCTGTCCCGCAACTGGCACATTCGTAGAAATTGATGAAGGCGGGCTGACAGTGGGGCTCGTGGCCCCACTGATGACTGCACTGCTTCCGTTACTCAGGCAACGATGCGGCCTTTAGCTCGGGTTTCAGCGGCGTAAGCCGAAATGGGCTTCTCCGCATTGAAATGAAAGTCGCGTTCTACGGGAAGACCAAGGCCACCCCTTACTTCCTTGATTTCCGATAGGTGGACGAATCCGAGTTCGGGACAATTGAGACCAAGATCGCAGAGGCCAAACAGGCGATCCGGTTCGTCCAGGTCACACTCCGTGATTAGCCAAGTCGCGCCCGCATCTGGCGTGAACAGCTTGACGACCGGAAAATGATCCCGTTCGCCGGCCAAGGCGTTGACCAAGAGTCGAACCCGATCTTCGAGGGTGAGCAGATCTATCTCAACCATCTGAGGTCTCCGCAGGGTCGGAGACAGCGGCCTGGCCGTTGGGTTGAGTGCGTCGGGTGCGGGGGCTCGGTTTGCGAGTCCTCGTCTTGCTGTTGGCATCGGCAGCGCGCGTATTCGTTAAAGAACACGGTGGCTCGCTGCACTGCGCCTTTGGTGCAATGACCGCGAGTGCGGCTTCATAGACGCGCTGGAAGTCGCAGTAGCGTTTCCAAAGCTGGTCCGCCGTTTCGCGGTCGCCCGCCACGTCGATGGCGTCGATCAACTTCTCTAGGGTGAAGTGCTGGAAACGAACCCGTGTTGAATCGTCATGGTCGATGGGGGCGAGTTCGTTTGCGTAGACGCGGAAGGCGGCGTCAGCGCGCCGATTGAGACGCGGCGCAATGCCGATGAACATTGCTCGTGGCGTGATGCCGTGGTCGACAGAAAGCTGGGCGAGCATGTGTTCGCGCATCAATTGTTCGATCGGGGGCGACCGGAGGATGACGCTTTCGGGGGTCTTGTAGAGACGGACCTCCTTTAGCGCTTGGTCATAGCGGTCGCGCCATCTTGCCACCGGTCCGGCCATCTCCTCGGAATATTTGACCTCCACGTAAACGATGCCTGCTTCGCCGTCAGGCGTTGTAATATGAACGGCGACGTCGAACGCGGAACGGTCCGCAAGAAAGCGGTCATCGCGCCGGCCGGGGGAGTGTTCGAAGGCAATCCGTTCGACGGAATGGACGAATTCGGGCAACATCTGGCGGAAGACGGCCGTCGCCAGCTTCGTGTCCAGTGCTAATGGACCGAACGCATTCGCCACGAGGCACATTGAAGTCAAAGTGTTGGTCATCAGGCGATCCTCGTCGACCGCGGCATCGTCCTCGCGAAGCAGAAGAAACTCGCGCAGCGCTAGGAGATGAATTTGGGGAGAGATGAAGTTCCGCCCGGATTCGGCCGCGTCAGCTCGGAGATAGGAGCCGAGGTGGGCGCCGCGCTCTTCGACAGCAGCGTTCGGAATGCCCTGGTCGCGCATCCACAGGATCTGCAAGATTCTTGCTGCCCGGCGGAATCGCGAATCTATCGAGCAGTGCGAGTCGTAATGCTTGGCGACGGCATCACTGATGAACGGCGTTCGGGAAATTTGAGTAAACGTGCGGGCTGATTGCTCCGGCCCTGTTTGAACCGAATTGGATGTGTTCAAGGTCGTCTCTCTCTTTTTGGGCGCACGATTTGCGCAAGAGAGATTCGCGGCTCAGTGAGCGAAGTTAACCAGGAGAGTGGCGATAATCGGCAGCTGGAACGAAGTGTATTCGCCAATTCACAAGAAGCAGCAGGAGTCGACTGCACTTTTTGCAAGTGACTTCCCTGAGCAGTGGCAGTGCCGATTCAGGCCGGCGCCGAGCTACCGAACAATCTAATGTAACGTCGGCGACGCAACCGTCCTCCATCATCTTCCTCGGTCCTTCTCATGTCCCAGGAAGGGGAAGGGGAAGGGGAAGGGGGAGGGGGAAGGGAAGGGGAAGGGGAAGGGGAAGGGGAAGGAAGGCAGGTGCAGGGCAGGCAGGATGGGCGATGGGCGATATAAATGAACACCGCAGATCATTTCATTGGTCGCTGCGCGATTTGTCGGATGGGCAGAAAGCCGGCGAGGTCGCAGCTGGACGAAATTTGAGGTGTTGTGTTGTGGCCGTTTGCGGCTCCGCCACTGTGCAGGATAGCCCACGATCTTGAGGCCAAGTCGCCCCGCATAGTACCTGCAAGCTGTGCTCAAGAGCGCAATCGTGAGTTGATTGAAGCCAATTTGAGCCAGCGAGCTTCCACTCGGCTGGGCCCCCTCACCTCATGCCGACAATCACAATCTCGTGATGGAACCGCGAGATTCCAATTTTGGGGGTCGGAATCCCCTATATTGTAAGGGCGAACAGCGCAGGAGCGCGCCAAGGCCCCTATCACAGGAG encodes:
- a CDS encoding DUF2958 domain-containing protein → MVEIDLLTLEDRVRLLVNALAGERDHFPVVKLFTPDAGATWLITECDLDEPDRLFGLCDLGLNCPELGFVHLSEIKEVRGGLGLPVERDFHFNAEKPISAYAAETRAKGRIVA
- a CDS encoding PGN_0703 family putative restriction endonuclease, translated to MNTSNSVQTGPEQSARTFTQISRTPFISDAVAKHYDSHCSIDSRFRRAARILQILWMRDQGIPNAAVEERGAHLGSYLRADAAESGRNFISPQIHLLALREFLLLREDDAAVDEDRLMTNTLTSMCLVANAFGPLALDTKLATAVFRQMLPEFVHSVERIAFEHSPGRRDDRFLADRSAFDVAVHITTPDGEAGIVYVEVKYSEEMAGPVARWRDRYDQALKEVRLYKTPESVILRSPPIEQLMREHMLAQLSVDHGITPRAMFIGIAPRLNRRADAAFRVYANELAPIDHDDSTRVRFQHFTLEKLIDAIDVAGDRETADQLWKRYCDFQRVYEAALAVIAPKAQCSEPPCSLTNTRAADANSKTRTRKPSPRTRRTQPNGQAAVSDPAETSDG